The following are encoded together in the Drosophila sechellia strain sech25 chromosome 3R, ASM438219v1, whole genome shotgun sequence genome:
- the LOC116801715 gene encoding CCR4-NOT transcription complex subunit 9-like, giving the protein MSALNMDCEQRGDIDSVFGWIANLCNKETRLWAMLELFERRSHIDSLGLLLWHSFGAVSGLLQEIVTIYPVIYQEIELTGQQSHRICTAIGLIQAMAAHPFIGIQLIRCQFMCYLMPLLKMTSQTRAVEHVRLSVLGVICGLLKSDHPEIVSYFLGTELIPLTLRQLEFLAMSVEISGTI; this is encoded by the coding sequence ATGAGTGCCCTAAACATGGATTGTGAACAGCGCGGCGATATAGACAGTGTCTTCGGTTGGATCGCCAATCTTTGCAACAAAGAAACGCGTCTTTGGGCGATGTTGGAGCTATTCGAAAGGCGCAGCCACATTGACAGCCTAGGACTCTTGCTATGGCATTCCTTTGGAGCTGTGAGTGGTTTGCTACAAGAGATTGTGACAATATATCCGGTCATTTATCAAGAAATTGAATTAACCGGCCAACAGTCGCACCGGATTTGCACTGCCATTGGGCTGATTCAGGCTATGGCCGCACATCCCTTCATTGGTATTCAACTCATACGATGCCAATTCATGTGCTATTTGATGCCATTGCTTAAAATGACTTCTCAAACTCGCGCCGTTGAGCATGTTCGCCTCTCTGTCTTGGGCGTCATTTGCGGTCTACTGAAATCAGATCATCCGGAGATCGTATCTTATTTTTTGGGCACTGAATTAATTCCACTTACCCTGCGGCAGCTGGAGtttctggccatgtccgtcgaGATCTCCGGAACTATataa
- the LOC6619543 gene encoding CCR4-NOT transcription complex subunit 9: protein MSALNMDCEQRGDIDSVFGWIANLCNKETRLWAMLELFERRSHIDSLGLLLWHSFGAVSGLLQEIVTIYPVIYQEIELTGQQSHRICTAIGLIQAMAAHPFIGIQLIRCQFMCYLMPLLKMTSQTRAVEHVRLSVLGVICGLLKSDHPEIVSYFLGTELIPLTLRQLEFGTTMSKVLCAFVLYRTLEHEVGLKFASRRLARRLHLIHTLARVVHQLTLEPEPRVLKHIVRIYSRLADHPQNLELVLKLLPAQIRNGYFCQEVLVGFESASIELADLNRKLSKREEKDKACDDTMPENH, encoded by the exons ATGAGTGCCCTAAACATGGATTGTGAACAGCGCGGCGATATAGACAGTGTCTTCGGTTGGATCGCCAATCTTTGCAACAAAGAAACGCGTCTTTGGGCGATGTTGGAGCTATTCGAAAGGCGCAGCCACATTGACAGCCTAGGACTCTTGCTATGGCATTCCTTTGGAGCTGTGAGTGGTTTGCTACAAGAGATTGTGACAATATATCCGGTCATTTATCAAGAAATTGAATTAACCGGCCAACAGTCGCACCGGATTTGCACTGCCATTGGGCTGATTCAGGCTATGGCCGCACATCCCTTCATTGGTATTCAACTCATACGATGCCAATTCATGTGCTATTTGATGCCATTGCTTAAAATGACTTCTCAAACTCGCGCCGTTGAGCATGTTCGCCTCTCTGTCTTGGGCGTCATTTGCGGTCTACTGAAATCAGATCATCCGGAGATCGTATCTTATTTTTTGGGCACTGAATTAATTCCACTTACCCTGCGGCAGCTGGAGTTTGGTACCACAATGAGTAAGGTGCTCTGTGCATTTGTCTTGTACCGCACCTTAGAACACGAAGTGGGCTTAAAGTTTGCTAGTCGAAGACTGGCACGAAGGCTGCATCTGATCCATACTTTGGCCAGGGTTGTGCACCAACTCACACTGGAACCGGAGCCTAGGGTTCTTAAACATATAGTGAGGATCTATTCTCGTCTGGCTGATCATCCCCAAAATCTGGAGCTGGTCCTTAAGCTATTGCCGGCTCAGATTCGAAACGGTTATTTTTGCCAGGAAGTTTTAGTGGGCTTCGAGAGCGCTTCTATAGAGCTAGCTGATCTTAACCGTAAGCTCAGTAAAAGAGAGGAAAAGGACAAGG cTTGTGATGATACCATGCCGGAAAACCATTGA